The following is a genomic window from Paenibacillus thiaminolyticus.
AAGCATAGCGCGCCCGCCACAAAAGCGGCAATCCCCCATGTCCACGGGATCCGCATCGCCGGCACGACAAACATGAGAAAGCCGGAAGCCATACCGACAGGCGGCATAATAATCTTTGGGGCGGATGTCGGCTTGTGGGATGCGCGCAAGCGCAGCACAATGACCGCTGTCCCGGCCGCGAGCGATACAAGCAGTGACATCCATTGCGTCGATACCAGGGCATGTGACATGGTCATTCACCTCGATAGTCTAAAATAGAACCGCAGGGCAACCCCATCGCCCTCGGTCGTCTATGACTTATTTTACATGAGTATGCCCTCGCTTACAAAAGGTACCCTCTTGCTTCCCCCAAACGCAGCACATCCATCCAGTTTCCGCCAATAGGCAGCTCCCGGGAACAAACGGTTCTGCCCGTTTCTTCCGCTTACCGTCCTCTGTGGCGGACTTGCCTCATACATCGGCGCAAGGGAGAGTCTCATAGGTTTTGCAAATAGGATTGGGGTGATATGGGTCAACAGAGAATGCGGAGGCGGGACAAACGGCGGCGGGCAAGGCGGTAGAAGATGGGTGAGGTTGTGAAATCCTGCATTAGTCAGGCTGGTGGAAAACCCCTGTTTTTTACGAAGGGGTCGAGATATCCATTTACCTAATTAAAACTTGGCGCTCAGAGCGTTTTAAGTCGATTTTTCCTACTGAGAGACGAGATCACCATAAAAAATGAAGTAGCGAAAATTCTCATGGAGTTCTCAAAACGGCTTGATTTTACGGGATCCAAGAGACGTGCGTCGGATCCTGGGGGTCATCATTGCCTTCAGGAGGCATCCTTGCTTTCAGGAGGCATCATTGCCTCTGGGGCTTGAACATGTGGAGGGAATTGCTGCTATTTTACAGGAAATTCGGCTCAATGAGTCCACATCCCGAGGAATTGCTGCGAATCTACATCATTTTAGGCCCTTTTGCTTCAAGCCGAAGCGAAACGGGTGAAATTCCTGCAGTTTTGCAGGATTCCCTTTCTGGTCAAGTCGTCCATATCGAATTGCTGTATTTGCGCAGGATTTCGCTTACCGAATAGACGTAGAAATCTGCAGTTTTGCAGATTTGGCTTACCGAATAGGCGTGTCTGGAGAAATCGTGCAGATTTGCGGGGTGGTACAGTTGTGCAGCAATTTACGTTATTTGAGGCGCTTTTGATGAAGTTCCTGCAAAACTGCATTATTTTCGTCGATTTTTTCCTTTTTTTAGCTAAGTCCATATAATTGTGTAAAAAGAAAATGGCAAAAAAGAAGAGCCATAGCAAGGATCCTCGTATAGAATGAGGTTGTCGAGACAACATTCCGATGGAGGATCTAGCTATGACTCAATACCAGATTACCCTAGATTCACAACTTTTGCATCAACTGTTTTTATCCGAATCAAGAGATGCGGGGATTGCGGCCCTATTAGAGTCCATCTTGAATCAAGTGTTGCAGGCACAAGCAACGGAACAGCTGAAGGCGGGGCACTATGAGCGCTCAGAAGAACGTGCAGGTTACCGTAATGGATCATATCCGCATCGGCTGACAACACGGGTGGGGCAATTAACCCTGCAAGTACCACGTTTCCGCAACGGTCAGTTCTCTACGGAACTTTTTTTCTCGGTACCAACGCAGTGAGCAAGCTCTTGTCTTAGCCATGATGGAGATGGTGCTCAATGGGGTATCAACGCGAAAAGTAAGCAATATCACCGAAGAACTGTGCGGGACGGAGTTCTCCAAATCGACCGTTAGTGAGCTATGCAAGCAACTGGATCCCCCCTCGTAGAGGAGTGGAATAACCGAAAACTGGACAAGGCCTATCCCTTTCTTATTGTCGACGCCCTGTACGTCAAAGTCCGGGAAGACGGTCGTGTACGCTCACGTGGCGTGATGATTGCAACAGGGATTAATGCGGAGGGCTACCGGGAAGTGCTTGGACTTACCGTAGATGATACCGAGTCAGCCGCAACGTGGGGAGCTTTCTTTACGCACCTCAAAAGTCGCGGGTTGCACGGTGTTGATGTCATTACCAGCGACCATCACGGTGGTTTGGTAAGTGCGATTCGGCAACATTTCCAAGGCGTAACCTGGCAACGGTGTCAAACCCACTTTATGCGTAATATTCTGGACGCTGCTCCTAAAGCATGCCGTGATGAATTGAAGGCCCATGTGAGGGCCATCTACGAAGCCGCGGACGAGACCAGTGCCCGTACACTGCTGAAGCGGACACAAGAAGCATTTGAAGACAAAGCTCCAAAGGCCATGAGGGTCTTGGAAGAGGGTTTTGACGATGCGACAGCGATCTTGGCACTTCCGGCTGCCTGTCGGATACGTACGCGCACCACAAATGCTGTAGAACGTCTAAATGGCGAGTTGCGGCGTCGAGAACGCGTCATTCGCATTTTTCCCAACCGAGCCTCTGTCCTTCGTCTTTTTGGAGCCTTGTTAATGGAGCAGGACGAAAAGTGGTCCGCCGGGAAAAAGTATATCGAGATGAAAGAGTACCATGAGTGGCGGAAGAAGCTCAACAGGCCTGCAGCTTAGGCATCTTTTTGCTCTGGCAATCTCATCGAGGATTTTACACATAAATTTGGACTTGACCCTTTTTTCTATTGGATAGCCTGAAATTGATGCAGCTTTGCAGGAATCCCTGTAACGGAGTACACGTCATAAAAGAAAACTGCATATTCACAGTTTTTTCGGCCACTTAGCTGTGAGAAAAAGGGGGAGCTGTCTCGGTGCCGCTACAAAACGATTGATGGGACAGCCCAGCCCTTATGTGACGCGAGTTGAGTCCGCAGCCAAGCTCATCAAATTAACGGTGTATCTCTATATTGCATTTTAGACTTTAGAAAATAAAGACATGATGCGCTTGGCGGCTTCTCTGTACCCGCCAGCGTTGCGCAAGGAATCCCCTACCTGCTTGGCATGCTCTTTATAAGAAGAATCATTCAACACTTGCAGCAAAGCCGACTTCAAAGCTTCAGGCGTAAGCCGGCTCCTATCTAACGTAATACCGGCTCCTAGCTCCTCCACCCGCTTCGCAACAATAGGTTGATCCGAGCTTAATGGAATCATGACAAGGGGGACGTCATAATATAGAGCCTCACTTGTACTGTTCATGCCGGCATGTGTAATAAAAGCATCGGCTTGCTGGAGCACTTCCAACTGGGGAACATACGGCTCGATAATGAAATGATGCGGAATAAGGTCACCCAGCGAATCGAGATCCGTGTCTTTGCCGCAGGATAACACAAATTGAGCCGGAATATCCTGGCACGCTTCAAAGAAAAGCTTGTAAAGCTCCACATCCTTGGTCAAAATGCTCCCCATTGATATGTAGACCACTTTATCATATCGGGATCGAAGCTGTTCGAACGGAAAGGAAGGCACATCTGGACGTGACGTAATGGAAGGTCCGGTAAAGATATAGCTATCGTCAAGCTTATCTGCGTCCGGTTGGAAATCGCGGCTTGTAAATACAATTTTAAATTGCCCATACTGGCGGGTAATATCTTCAATGGCGGGCACGGCTACGTTGCAGGCCTGAGCAACGCTCTGCGCCGTCTTCTCCACTCTGGCATAAAGAGCTTCCACATCTACATCATCGGCCTCGAACACTTCTATAATACTGCTCAGAGGCTCGGTGAAAGCCAGGTTGGTAATCGAGCAGATCGTCGGGATGCCTAACTTTTCCCCTAAAATCGCCCCTCCCCACCCGAACAAGGAGTCAAAAATAAGGTAATCAAAGGATTCACCCTCTGTCTGCCTTAAAATTTCAGGAATATGAGGTTCAATAATGCCTCGCACAATAAAATCGGTGAAGTGAAGCGGGTGAGTATATTCCGTTGGATTAAAACCAAGCTCTCGAAAGACGGTTTCATCAATTTGATAGGCTCGGAATTGCGCTCCGGTCCGGGCAAGCCTGGACCGATATTGTTCCGAGCACATATAGACGACTTCTTCTCCGTTGTCGACCAGTTGTTTCACTAATCCTATCGTAGCATTAACGTGACCTTCTGCTGGAATTGTTACGTACAATACGCGTGCCACTTACTCCACCTCCAAAATTATACTAAAATAGAATATGACTCCATTTCCATTATAGATGAGAGCATACGGAGGTTCAAGCAATGTTTAAACCCAACCATGCACTCCCCAATAGAACGGCCGGGCCTATAGATGATCCATACACTCTCTCTACTTGTTCAAAGCGAAGACAAAGACTTGCTAGCGCGCCTTCGCCTTCCGTCTGTCCGTCTTCGGCTTGAATCTGCTACGGATCGGTTGGATTGTTCATAGACACCCTTCAGGCTTAGCAGAGAGAAGAAGTCTATTGTTAACAAGGACTCTATGTCGCCGTCTGAGCGAAGGGGATTATTGTTGATAAGAACTCTATGTCACCGTCTGAGCGAAGGGGATATTGGTCAAAGGGAGGCTGCGAGGTACCCGCCCCGCCAAGTAAAAAAGGAACAGAACCTCTCAGGAATTCGTTCCTGTGACGATTCTATTCCTTCTCGCTTCTTCCTGGTCCCTTCTATGAGCTGCCTCTCCGGAAAGTCCATGCTGAGTCTGCTCTGCCTATCCGCGCGGCGGCTGCGGCCTCGTCCGGCGTGTCGCGATTGCTTCGTGCGGATCATCCGGCCAATAATGCTTCGGGTAGCGGCCTTTCAGATCCTTTTTGACTTCGAAGTAGGTGTTCTGCCAGAAGCTCGCCAAGTCCTGCGTGACTTGCACCGGGCGCTGGGCCGGCGAGAGCAGGTGCAGGGTCAGCGGCACCGCGCCATTGGCGATGCGCGGCGTCTCCTGCCAGCCGAACACTTCCTGCAGCCGAACGGCGAGCACCGGCCGATCGGGATCGGTGTAATCGATTGCGATCCGCGATCCGCTTGGCACCGTCATATGGGTCGGCGCTTCCCGATCGATCTGCTGCCGCTTCTCCCACGGGAGCAGCGCTTCGAGCGCCGCCGCGAGGTTGAGGCTCTGCAGGTCCGCACGGCTTCGCATTCCATAGACGTGCGGACCGAGCCACTCCTCCAGCGTGGCGAGGAGGGCTTCCTCTCCGGCATCGGGCCAATCCGGCTGATGCCGGTGCATGAACTGCAGGCGCGTCTGCCATTGGCGCGCCTGCTTGGTCCACGGCAGCAGGGCCAGCCCTTCCCGGGCGATGCCCTGCAGAAGCGCGCGCTGCACCGCCTCCGCATCGGGGGCGGGGTGCGGCGCGTCTGCCAGCGTGAGCGCGCCCAGCCGGACGCGCTCGCGCGCACGGACGGCTTGGGCCGCCGCATCCCAGCCGACCTGCGTCTCCCGCACGAGCTGCTCGGCGAAGTGCCGCTCCAGCAGGGCGCGGTCCAAGGCAGCCGCCAGCAGGATGCGGCTGTCCGCGCCGGTGTCGTCGAGCTGAAGGGCGACGAGGTAGGGCTCGCGCGCGAGCGGGGCGCTGCGGGCCACGGCGGGGGCGAAGGCCGCCCCGCGCCCGTTCGCGAGCAGGTAGCGGCCGTCCGCCCGGCGCTCCGCGATGCGGTCCGGGTACGCGAATGCGGCCAGCAGGCCCGCCTCGGCGGCAGATGGCGGCGTCGCGTCCGCGGAGGCGCCGAACGCCTGGCGGTAGCGCTGCGCCTGCTCGCGCACCTGGCGGACGGCGCCTTCGTCCAGCAGGCCGCCGGCCGCAGACGCCGCCTGCGGAGCGCGGCGGGCCGCGAGCGCCGCCAGGCGCAAGGACAGATCCGGGCTAAGCGGCGACTCCGCCGCGCCCGGGTCCTTGCGGAAGAGGTCGCGCTCGCCAAGCAGCGCCGCCAGATCGCAGGCGGCGGCGCGGAGGCCGAGCGGCTCGGCCCGCACGATCATGTGCGCGAGCCGCGGGTGCAGGCCGCTCCCGGCCAGCTCACGCCCATGCGCCGTCAAGGTCCCGGCCGGCGTCAAGGCGCCGAGCCGTTGGAGCAGATCGGCGCCTTGGGCCAGGGCGGCCGCGGGCGGCGGGGTCAGCCACCGCAGGTCGGCGGCGGCGGTGCCCCAGGCGGCCAGCTCCAGCACGAGCGGGGCCAGGTCCGCGTCCATGATTTCCGGCGTGGTCTGCGCCGGGAGCTGGGCGTGCCGCGCTTCCGGCCAGAGCCGGTAGCAGACGCCGGGGCCCAGCCGGCCTGCCCGGCCGCGCCGCTGGTCGGCGGACGCGCGGGAGACGGGCAACGTCTCCAGACGCGTCATCCCGGTGCGCGGCGAGAAGCGCGGCACGCGCATAAGGCCGCTGTCGACGACGATGCGGACGCCTTCTACCGTCAAGCTCGTCTCGGCCAGCGCCGTGGCGAGCACGACCTTGCGCCGGCCGTCCGTTCCGGGCGCAATCGCGGCGTCCTGCGCTTCGGCCGAGAGCTGGCCGAACAACGGGGCGATACGCACCCGCCCGTCCATGCCGTGCGAGCGCAGCTCGGCATAGAGCGCCTCCTCCGTGCGGCGAATCTCGCCCGCGCCGGGCAGGAACGCCATGAGGTCGCCGTCATGGCGCTGCAGCGCCGCGGCGATCGTCCGGGCGACCGCCCGTTCGAGCGGCACGCTCTCCGGCTGCGGGGCATAATGCGTATCCACCGGATACGTCCGGCCCGGGCTATGGATGACGGGCACGCCGCCCAGCAGGGCGGCGACCGGCTCGGCCTCCAGCGTGGCGGACATGACGAGGATACGCAGATCGCCGCGCAGCAGCGCTTGCGATTCGAGCGCCAGCGCCAGGCCGAGATCGGCGTGCAGATGCCGCTCATGGAACTCATCGAAGATGAGCAGCCCCACGCCTTCCAGCGCCGGGTCCTCCTGCAGCATCCGGGTCAGGACGCCCTCCGTGATGACCTCCACCCGCGTCGCGGCGCTCACCTTCGTATCGAGACGGACCCGGTAGCCCACGGTCTCGCCGGGCTTCTCTCCCATCGCCCGCGCCATATAGCGGGCGGCCGAACGGGCCGCCAGCCGCCGCGGCTCCAGCATCACGATGCGCTGGCCCCGAAGCCAGGGCTCGTCCAGCAGCGCCAACGGCACGCGCGTCGTCTTGCCCGCCCCCGGCTCGGCGACGAGCACCGCCCCGGAGCCAGCCTGCAGAGCCTCCTTCAGCGCGGGCAGGGCATCTTCTATCGGCAATCGGTTCTGTTGCTCCACCATTCTTTCACTCCAACTCCATGTCTGATTCCGTTCACAGCCGCAGCACACGGCGACGTAAGGGACGGCAGCTGATGCCGTTCTCCTGCGACGGGCTTTTACATTGCTTTCATATGGATAGCCTCGTGTTCCTGTCCCGTCTTCCCTTCGTCCATCATAGATGAGAGGAGGCGCCGTTGGCAATGCGGCAGGGCAGCAGCCTATTATTGGACGAAACGCATTTTCCGCTTGTTCGTATGTAACGATATAGTTAAGCGGAAGGGGGGGAGCGGAATGAATATCGAGTTGTCCATCGATTGGTCGCTGCTGTTCCTTTTGATCGGGATGTGCGGATTATTGGCCGGATACTTCTTGTCAGCCCAGTTGGAAGCTCCGTGCCTGCAAGCGTACCGCTCGGCGCGGATCTCGGTCCCCGCTCCTCCCGAAGGCGAGACGGCGGTTCATCCCCTTCTGGCCGGTCTGCGGCGCATTCGGAGCAAAATCCCGCGCCGCAGCGGGAAGCGGACCCTGGATGAACCGCAGCCTCTCTCTGTGAATCATCAACAACGTACATTCACAGGGAGGGATCTCGATGGCTCTTTTACAAGGGATAGCAGATTTATTGTATATGGTATTGACGGGACTGTACGGCCTAATCGGGGATTGGGGCATCGCCGTAATCATATTGACTCTGGCCGTGCGCGGCCTGCTCTTCGTTGCGAGTCTGCACACGTCCAGGCAGCAGCTGCGGCAAGCGAGAATGCAGAAGGAGCTGCAGGCGGTTCGCACGCAATGCGGCGAAGACAATGATCGGCTGCTTCAGGAGACGGGCAAGCTGTATGCGAAATACGGCATTCGCCCTCTCTCTCAACTGGCCTCGCTGCTCGTGCAAATGCCGATTATTTATGCGCTGTATCAATTGTTCTCTGCTCACGGAAGCGCGATGAGCTCCATGCTCGTCCCATGGGTCGCCTCCTTCGCGCAGTCCGATCCGTGGCATATCGTTCCGATCGCCTATGCGGCGGTATCGTTCATCAGCATGCTGATCCCGTTGACGGCCGAGCTGGCCGGAACCGGCAGCGGGCTGAGCCGCAGCCTGCTGCCACTGGTGGCGACCGGACTGTCCTTGCTTTTTCTGTGGCGGATGCCGGTGGCGCTCGGCCTGTATTGGACAGCGAACAAGCTCTATTTTATTCTGGAGCGGCTGTTCTTCCGGACGGACTGGGGCCGTCGCCTGCTGTACAAAAATATGCCGGAGGCGTCCTAACCAGGAGACTCGGGAGACATAGACGTTCGCGCAAATGGGAGCTCTGGGCTACAACACACTAGAGCGGCTGCAATGAACACAGGCAGGATGCAACGGCATCCTGCCTGTTATGTCGTGCGGGCGGCTATCCCTTATATTCCGATCTCAGAATCGACATGATCGAGAGCGATTCGAATTGTTCTCCGTTGAAAAGGCAGTCCCGCAATGTCCCTTCATGGATGAACCCGGCCGCTTCATAGACGCGGCGCGCGCGGCGGTTCCCTGTCTTGACATCCAGCCATATGCGGTGCGCTTCCGTCTCCTCCCAAATCCATCGCACGATCAGCCGCATCGCCTCGGTCCCGTAACCCCGGCCCTTCTGCTTCAGCGCGATGCGTTGGATGCATACCGACCTGTTCGCATCCGTCAAGCCGGTTACAATGATGTATCCCGCCGGCTCGCCCTGCCCGCCGCTAAGCACGGCATGGAGCACATCCTCCTCCGTCAGGGCCGTCCGATGCCGCTCTACGGTCCATTGCCCGATGAACGGACGATTGTCCGGATCATTTTCGGTCTCGATGACGAAGGCCAGATCCCGTTCTTCCGTTCTCCGCAGCTCCAGCTTGGAGGATTGAATGATGATCCCCTTATTCATGTTCCTCATCCTTTCGCGAACCAGGCCTCGTACAGCCGGCTGATTCCATCTTCAATCTCCTGCTCGCTGACGCCTCCGAAGCCGAGCAGCAGGGTGGGGTCTTCCGTATCCGCCCCTTCCCCCCAGTAATTCGAAGTCGGGTACACCTTCACCCCGGCGCGGGCCGCGGCCTGCAGCAGCTCGTCCTCCGTCATGCCGTTGCCGATGCGAAGCAGCACATGAAGTCCGGAATCTTGGCCGATGACCCGTACTTGTCCGCTCATCATACGCTTGACGGCAGCCAGCAGGGCTGCATGCTTCTTGCGGTAAATCTTGCGGATTTTCCGCACATGCCGATCCCAATGCCCTTCCTCCATGAACCGCTCCAGCGTCAATTGATGCAGCTTGGATGCCGTCTGCTCGTACACCGCAAAGTCGGCCCGGTACCGCTCCAACAGCGTCTGCGGCAGCACCATATAGCTGACGCGGATGGACGGCAGCAGCGACTTGGAGAAGGTGCCCATATAGATCACCCTTCCCCCTGTATCCAGACCTTGCAGCGCCGGAATCGGCTTCGCGTGATAGCGGAATTCGCCATCATAGTCATCTTCGATAATGAGGCCATCCCGCTCCTCCGCCCACTGGAGCAGCCGCAGCCGCTTCGCCACCGGCATGACCATGCCGCATGGAAACTGATGGGACGGCGTAATATAGACCGCTTCCGCCCCGCTCGCCTTCAACAGACCGACGTTCAAGCCGTCCCGCTCCATCGGGACGGAGACGAGGCGCAGTCCGTGGTTGCGGAATATCGCCCAGGCGCCGTCATACCCGGGATTCTCGATCGCGACCGTCCGGCGTTCGCTGGCGATCATCTGGCTGATGAGCATCAGCAGCTGCTGAATGCCCGCGCCGATGACGATCTGCTCCGGCTTGCAGTCGACTCCCCGCGATCGGCGCACATAAGCGGCAATCTGCGTTCGCAGCCCGGGCTCGCCCTGCCGATCCCCGTATTGCAAGGCTTCGACGGGCATCAGC
Proteins encoded in this region:
- a CDS encoding macrolide family glycosyltransferase is translated as MARVLYVTIPAEGHVNATIGLVKQLVDNGEEVVYMCSEQYRSRLARTGAQFRAYQIDETVFRELGFNPTEYTHPLHFTDFIVRGIIEPHIPEILRQTEGESFDYLIFDSLFGWGGAILGEKLGIPTICSITNLAFTEPLSSIIEVFEADDVDVEALYARVEKTAQSVAQACNVAVPAIEDITRQYGQFKIVFTSRDFQPDADKLDDSYIFTGPSITSRPDVPSFPFEQLRSRYDKVVYISMGSILTKDVELYKLFFEACQDIPAQFVLSCGKDTDLDSLGDLIPHHFIIEPYVPQLEVLQQADAFITHAGMNSTSEALYYDVPLVMIPLSSDQPIVAKRVEELGAGITLDRSRLTPEALKSALLQVLNDSSYKEHAKQVGDSLRNAGGYREAAKRIMSLFSKV
- the hrpB gene encoding ATP-dependent helicase HrpB, with translation MVEQQNRLPIEDALPALKEALQAGSGAVLVAEPGAGKTTRVPLALLDEPWLRGQRIVMLEPRRLAARSAARYMARAMGEKPGETVGYRVRLDTKVSAATRVEVITEGVLTRMLQEDPALEGVGLLIFDEFHERHLHADLGLALALESQALLRGDLRILVMSATLEAEPVAALLGGVPVIHSPGRTYPVDTHYAPQPESVPLERAVARTIAAALQRHDGDLMAFLPGAGEIRRTEEALYAELRSHGMDGRVRIAPLFGQLSAEAQDAAIAPGTDGRRKVVLATALAETSLTVEGVRIVVDSGLMRVPRFSPRTGMTRLETLPVSRASADQRRGRAGRLGPGVCYRLWPEARHAQLPAQTTPEIMDADLAPLVLELAAWGTAAADLRWLTPPPAAALAQGADLLQRLGALTPAGTLTAHGRELAGSGLHPRLAHMIVRAEPLGLRAAACDLAALLGERDLFRKDPGAAESPLSPDLSLRLAALAARRAPQAASAAGGLLDEGAVRQVREQAQRYRQAFGASADATPPSAAEAGLLAAFAYPDRIAERRADGRYLLANGRGAAFAPAVARSAPLAREPYLVALQLDDTGADSRILLAAALDRALLERHFAEQLVRETQVGWDAAAQAVRARERVRLGALTLADAPHPAPDAEAVQRALLQGIAREGLALLPWTKQARQWQTRLQFMHRHQPDWPDAGEEALLATLEEWLGPHVYGMRSRADLQSLNLAAALEALLPWEKRQQIDREAPTHMTVPSGSRIAIDYTDPDRPVLAVRLQEVFGWQETPRIANGAVPLTLHLLSPAQRPVQVTQDLASFWQNTYFEVKKDLKGRYPKHYWPDDPHEAIATRRTRPQPPRG
- a CDS encoding YidC/Oxa1 family membrane protein insertase, which codes for MALLQGIADLLYMVLTGLYGLIGDWGIAVIILTLAVRGLLFVASLHTSRQQLRQARMQKELQAVRTQCGEDNDRLLQETGKLYAKYGIRPLSQLASLLVQMPIIYALYQLFSAHGSAMSSMLVPWVASFAQSDPWHIVPIAYAAVSFISMLIPLTAELAGTGSGLSRSLLPLVATGLSLLFLWRMPVALGLYWTANKLYFILERLFFRTDWGRRLLYKNMPEAS
- a CDS encoding GNAT family N-acetyltransferase — protein: MNKGIIIQSSKLELRRTEERDLAFVIETENDPDNRPFIGQWTVERHRTALTEEDVLHAVLSGGQGEPAGYIIVTGLTDANRSVCIQRIALKQKGRGYGTEAMRLIVRWIWEETEAHRIWLDVKTGNRRARRVYEAAGFIHEGTLRDCLFNGEQFESLSIMSILRSEYKG
- a CDS encoding PLP-dependent aminotransferase family protein; amino-acid sequence: MDLIPYIDEQAGEPKYEQIYRYMKRQILSGAIPAGTRLPSIRQLADSLHLSRNTVEAAYQQLQAEGYADSRPRAGLFVCELEGDAELPRPSRLKDASPPADPAVAVDYEIDFRHGNIDVGGFPLPLWRKLSNDVWRLMPVEALQYGDRQGEPGLRTQIAAYVRRSRGVDCKPEQIVIGAGIQQLLMLISQMIASERRTVAIENPGYDGAWAIFRNHGLRLVSVPMERDGLNVGLLKASGAEAVYITPSHQFPCGMVMPVAKRLRLLQWAEERDGLIIEDDYDGEFRYHAKPIPALQGLDTGGRVIYMGTFSKSLLPSIRVSYMVLPQTLLERYRADFAVYEQTASKLHQLTLERFMEEGHWDRHVRKIRKIYRKKHAALLAAVKRMMSGQVRVIGQDSGLHVLLRIGNGMTEDELLQAAARAGVKVYPTSNYWGEGADTEDPTLLLGFGGVSEQEIEDGISRLYEAWFAKG